The genomic window ataagaagcttcgcccctaaaacccaAAGTGGACAGCCTCATCAATGCTGTATTACTGGTGTAGTGATGCTGATTTGTATTGAACTGCATCACGGCTTATATCGAGCTAACACCCCGAGATCGGTCCATTCTTGACTACACCACAATGACGTGAGGTAACGTCATCGTATGACGTCATGTTATGTGACATCATAGTCTTAATTAAAGAGAAGTACGTCACAAATCTGGTCAATCAGTGACGCCGTGATGACGCCAAATGTTGTCGTCATAATGCAATGATGATTTTTTTTGCCTCAGTCGTGTGGACGCCGTCGACGCGAAACGTCGGTCAGTTATCGCGTTTGATGAGGCGCCTAATAATGCATGTATGTCTAAGGGACCGTGTACAGAAGAAATATTGCATCCGACACTGTAGGAAGCCAAATTAACGTATGGTGGTGCTGCGTCTTTGaacaggcagcgccatctttggtagaaaagtagaaatcgcGGGGATGTATATCGCGCGTTTTCCCTTCCCTCCATTGCGCTGCCACTTGCTTACGGGCTCGTGCAGAGAGCGTGCTGTGCGTTTTGAGTCACCTCACAATGTACCGCCTGCAGTGCGGCTCCATGAAGATatctgagctggacaagcacttccgagaagcCAATCTAACAAGaggagtaaagctcgttagtAAAGCTTATGATGTTGAGCAGACGACGGAAAACGAGGACGTCCGAGTCAGTGCGAAATGCATTTCTAGGGCCATCCGTGATAATCCCGTGTATAAGACGAACGCCTCCACGTAAGTCTCATTCTGTCAACATGAAGCCGCGTACTTTATCGATGTGCTGTGTTGGCGTTCATGGAaaccatataattgttgtttttaCGTGGTATCTATAGCAGCAGCAGCCGTGTACTGTCATGTGAAAACGTTTGCGGCGTGCTAAAAAAACCAGAACTAAGGTTATATGGTCATGACATTAAAATATCCGAGAAGTCATGTCCTCCGTGCCGTGGGTGCATGACCCGCTGATGTCGCGACGAAGCAACAAGCTGAAGTTTAACCACAGCGAGCCAAGTTGAAGTGttggcctcgttttttttttcggccctcatgtcatgcttgctctatctttcgCGAACGCGGCTGTGTTCGTGGGCTGTTACTTGCTGCGAAACTGACACAGCTTTACAGGTGAAGAGCGTCCCTTGGTGTTGTCTGCATTGCTGTGGCAGCCCACAACATAACAATACTTCGAACCTCGCCTACGCTTCCATGGGGCCACTTCTTCTATCGCGGAAAGGTAAATTCGCACAGCAGGCGTCTCGTTTTAGCGCGCCAAGCTGACGGCATGACACCGAAGTTCCCGCGCCGACAACAGAACGCGTTGCCCGCGTGTCGCACACACTCCCGTTTCGGCGAAACACACCGACTCGCTTGCGACCTCTGCCGCGTCTCTTCTCAAGTTTTCTGGAGCTCACCGCCAGGGCCAGGCGCGGCATTGTCGTCACTTCGCAAACTTGTGCTTCGGTTCGCCATAGTGCTTTCTTGAGTAATCACACTAACGCAATACAGAACATGGTAAACATACGTCGGTGGTTTTCTGAACGGTGGAAGCAATGAATAAGGGCGTCGCAACAAAACTTAAGttgtaaataaaagaaatgatGAATAAACGAGTGTCGCCATCCACGTTGAATCACCGAGGAAGAAATTGAAACTTCAAAATAATCAGCCTGAAAGTGTCTACAAAAAGCCAATTCCACACAATGAGTGTGATACACAAGAGAAGGTTAACAACAAAAAGCGAATGTCGTAAATGTATAAATATTTCCGAATTATACGTTTCATTCATAAAGCGCCAAACCACGATAATGATCAGTCTTATGGcttctacttttttttctgcgGATTTTTCATATAGTCTCCCTTCTCGCCTACATGTAACTTCCCGGGCATTTGATCAGATACGTATAATAGTTGTGAACGTATTTTGATTCCTATTTTCAGCGACTATCGCGATGATCTTAATATTTCTTGTTGCTAAttcttttttgtcattctttCTACGCCGTTTTGACCCATGCTACTAATTTGGGGCCTTTCATAATTACAtgctcatcatcatcaaaaaCATCGCGCGCTGCGACAGCTGCTGCGCGTGAATCTATGGGGTCTTCTTTTTGTATTGCCAGAAGAAGAAGTGGCTTTCGTGGTGTCCGCCATCCTTGTAGAACGGACCCGTTATTGGAATCCTGCCTTCGCGTTGCGTACCAGGCACGTCTCCCGCCATGACTCTGCCAAAGCTTACCAGCACAAGCGACCACGAACCGGAAACTGGGGTGAGCTGTCTGAGCTAAGAGTGATTTCGTATCTTACATGCGCTGATGGTGCTAAATTGCATCAGATCACGCTGGGGCTGTAATTCCGAACTTGAGAGGTTTTAAGGGGCTCTGATGCATGCTTGCACCAAGGCTTTTCACATGTGCCGAGCGCAACACGCAGTGCTAGACGTCATGAACGAATCTTGCGTTGCAAAGATCCTCTTTGGTGATCAGGCCTACGTGGTGGAGGCACTCGGAAGCCTATGATTGAATGTAATACCGGTGTCGCACGGGTAATTTCAATCGAGATCAGTGCCGATTCGGATTAACCACGATCCGGATTAGGTGCTGCCACACGGTAACTTTAATTCGTGATTAGGCCCGATCGTgatcaagactatcgcgatcCGCGCATCGCGATCAAGCTGGGAGATTTTGACTACCTGTCGTTTGCACTTCTGGCCGAGATTGTTGAAATTAAAACAAGAAAATCAAGCATAGTTCTGTAAAATCATAATTAAAAAGCTGGATTTTTTGTGAAAATCAGTTTCAAGTTGTTCCATTAGAAAATATTTGTAATATTGCATATAATAGGATTTGCATTGACCGCATGTATTTGTCAGAGAAGCAGATGATAAGCAGACGACAAGTTCAACTCTCGAGCCCTCGGAGCAGTTGGAACACCTCGAAGCAAATTGATTAGGACTGTCACGCACTTTTCGACTTAGTCGCAGTGAGCacgcacttcgtggtcgaatgaagatACCTTTACAGTAGTCGACCTCTGGAAGGAGAATTGCAAGACTTGAGATGCCGGAAGTAATACTCGCACGTGTGCAACGAGAATACCGTTTCTCTGCGACTGGACGGCTACGTGCAGGTgacatcaaaaataaaagtgaaatTATCGCACAGCGACAAGGCTAAACGCAAGAAAACTCTACCGAATGATGGATTTATGAAATTACTTTTGTATTGACACGCAACGCTTTTGGCATTTGAGCAGTCACcggtgggctcggtgactgcaccacaatgcagccatctaatccacttacctttgcaatgcagacgaccatacttgtgtttgccagcctgcagctgtcgaacatgataggcctatcctcgggggcgtcatctatgttggtgctgccgggctccgaaagcgagccaggctcctgccgcctactacgcaccaactgctcgtccccaccggatattacgtcggaggaactactatcaccggaaatcaccgtgctatggaaggccgcatcgtcatcaaccacagcatcatcaagtataaaggaacatcacccgctgacgccacttcgtgggctcggtgactgcaccacaatgcagccatctaatccacttacctttgcaaTGCAGACGACCATACTTGTGTCTGCCAGCCTGCAGCTGTCGAACATGATAGGCCTATCCTCGGGGGCGTCATCTATGTTGGTGCTGCCGGGCTCCGAAAGCGAGCCAGGCTCCTGCCGCCTACTACGCACCAACTGCTCGTCCCCACCGGATATTACGTCGGAGGAACTACTATCACCGGAAATCACCGTGCTATGGAAGGCCGCATCGTCATCAACCACAGCATCATCAAGTATAAAGGAACATCACCCGCTGACGCCACttcgtgggctcggtgactgcaccacaatgcagccatctaatccacttacctttgcaatgcagacgaccatacttgtgtttgccagcctgcagctgtcgaacatgataggcctatcctcgggggcgtcatctatgttggtgctgccgggctccgaaagcgagccaggctcctgccgcctactacgcaccaactgctcgtccccaccggatattacgtcggaggaactactatcaccggaaatcaccgtgctatggaaggccgcatcgtcatcaaccacagcatcatcaagtataaaggaacatcacccgctgacgccacttcgtgggctcggtgactgcaccacaatgcagccatctaatccacttacctttgcaaTGCAGGTTAGTAAATCGTATGTCCTCTTCGCTAAAAAGTCGAGTAATTACTTCCTGGTGCAGTTCCCGAGCCCCCACTGCTGTATTGCTATTGCTGTTGAGTGTGCTCATATGATTCACTCGTTGCTGATCTTATCGGGTGACGTTGAAACTAATCCTGGCCCTAACGGAAACGCTGCTATTCTTACTGAGCTACAAAAGCTAAGTGCCGGCCAGGCCCAGCTGATTGCCGAAGTTCAGAGTTTGAAATCTCAACTAAGCACAACGGATAAAAGAATAACAGACTTAAACAAACGAATGGGCGATCTCGAAACACATTACCAAACTCTTCTTCCCCTCAGAAATGATATCGAAAAAACACAGGCTAACGTAATCAACATGACTAAAAAAATTCAAGAGCTAGAAACTTCCCTGGATGACGCTGAAAACAGGTCGCGCCGGAATAACCTTCTATTCTACGGCATCCCTGACCCCACTAGGAATGAAACGTGGGCTGAATCTGAAAAAATGATAATCGATATCTGCAACAATAACCTTGGACTAACAGCGCAGCCTAACGACATAGAA from Rhipicephalus microplus isolate Deutch F79 chromosome 7, USDA_Rmic, whole genome shotgun sequence includes these protein-coding regions:
- the LOC142767532 gene encoding uncharacterized protein LOC142767532, with the protein product MQPSNPLTFAMQTTILVFASLQLSNMIGLSSGASSMLVLPGSESEPGSCRLLRTNCSSPPDITSEELLSPEITVLWKAASSSTTASSSIKEHHPLTPLRGLGDCTTMQPSNPLTFAMQTTILVSASLQLSNMIGLSSGASSMLVLPGSESEPGSCRLLRTNCSSPPDITSEELLSPEITVLWKAASSSTTASSSIKEHHPLTPLRGLGDCTTMQPSNPLTFAMQTTILVFASLQLSNMIGLSSGASSMLVLPGSESEPGSCRLLRTNCSSPPDITSEELLSPEITVLWKAASSSTTASSSIKEHHPLTPLRGLGDCTTMQPSNPLTFAMQVSKSYVLFAKKSSNYFLVQFPSPHCCIAIAVECAHMIHSLLILSGDVETNPGPNGNAAILTELQKLSAGQAQLIAEVQSLKSQLSTTDKRITDLNKRMGDLETHYQTLLPLRNDIEKTQANVINMTKKIQELETSLDDAENRSRRNNLLFYGIPDPTRNETWAESEKMIIDICNNNLGLTAQPNDIERAHRLGIHSLNRNRPIIVKFLSYKTRDALLSNGRKLKNTNYSIGEDFSRPVQYARKQLLAFAKARSDKFSLRFKTLHVGSKRYIFDASSHMVKEIA